The genomic region GAAATCAGAACCTGGAATAAGTGCTGCAATTAGTTCTCTTCTTTTTGGAATAATATGGAAAATAAATGGTTGTTATTTCATGTGCACTGGTATGATAGAAgtaccatgcttaaattttgaagATGTTGTGGCATATACTGAGAACAGACATAGAGTGAAGGCTCTGACAAGATAAATCTGCAATATATAAATAAGAAGATACATGTAAATAGAAGGATAAATACTAATATCCCTTGACCTTCAGGTCCATATCTTCTGTGTTCTTTATTTAATCTGCTGCAATATTTTCTTTGGCAATCGATGTATGTATAAATGCATAAATGACCAACTTAGGGAAGTATTTTGTTTTAGCCTTTTAATACATTATAATTTGCTATCTCATGGTTATTAGTGGAGAATAGCTTTGACTTAATTCTGAGCCAGGGATTTTGTTCTTATGTGCAGGAAGTTCATGAACCAGCTTGTAACAGGTTACCTACCAAGTGTAATTCTGATGTTATTTATGTATGCTGTTCCACCAACCATGATGCTGTTTTCCACAATTGAGGGAAATGTTTCACATAGTGAAAGGAAAAAAAGTGCTGGCATTAAAGTTTTGTACTTCACAATCTGGAATGTTTTCTTCGTTAATGTTCTTTCTGGATCCATAATTAGACAATTGAGTGTTTTCTCAAGTTTTAGAGACATACCTACACAACTTGCCAAAGCAGTGCCAACCCAGGTAATTTTCTATGCCACTCCACATTAGCTGGTTTAATAGAGCTTCATTTCTTCCAACTTCATGGCAGAATTCCAGATGCATTTCGATTTAGATTTTATATTCTATTAGGGATGCATGATATGCTTTTTGCCTATGGACTGAAACTATACCTTTAAAATTATTATCTTCAATGAGTTTTAAAGCTGTGATAGGCAACTTCTGGTTTTAACAAGCCTTGCATGGCAATATCGTACCGCGTAAGTGCTAAAAATGTATGTGTACTTTTTATGCACTCTTTTATCACCACATTCACATAGGACAAAGAttgcttctttctttttttctttatacGTCAGCTCAGTAGAATCTTCAGGATTACTTCGAACTGTGTTTTTATCTTCTGCAGGCTACCTTCTTTACGACCTATGTTTTAACATCGGGCTGGGCAAGCTTGTCCTTTGAAGTAATACAACTTTTCCCTCTTCTTTGCAATGGGTTCAGAAGATTCATACTAAGAAGGCAGGAAGAGCCCTGTAGTAATCATGCTCTAACCTTCCCTCACCATACTGAAATCCCTCGACTTCTTCTGTTTGGACTGCTTGGCTTCACTTGTTCTATCATGGCACCATTAATATTGCCCTTCTTGCTGGTTTACTTCTTTCTTGCTTTCCTTGTCTATCGGAACCAGGTGTGTTTTTTTCTTATCAACTTTATATCCGTTTGCTTTTTGCTTTATTGAGTCTACCTTGTTCATTCACACTAATAAACCCAAAAGACTAAGAGAATAGCAGTTCTAGATTACAATTTGCTAAACGAACTTAGATTTGGGATGTTGAAGTGTTTTTCATTTGAGCTGTTGCTGGAGTATCCATGGGAGGATTATTATCTTTTATAATGTTTTCGTACACACCAATAAAGTAATccctattaaaaaaataaaatgttaaaaggAATATTTTTGAAGATAAAGGTTCGGAAATTTGAACAGTGAAATGGTGCCCAGTACTGTGGACTGAACTGCAAAAAATCTCCTAACTCATGAAAGTCGATTCTTGGAAGTACCAAGCTTCACAACCTACTTGTCGACCTTGTTTATGCAACAGTTGTTTAGCAATTACTTAAGCTTCTTTATGGAATTACATTCCAAGCTTCTATGTCCTCGATATTGTACAATATCTTATGCATTTCTTTTAAGTATAAAACAGTGAATGTATGATTTTCACATATATGGTACAAGGTATTCGGAGTGCTGCATGATTATATTAAGCAATTGAGTCAAGCGCAAGACAGATTCAGAATAAATCAATTTCTAACTGTTCTTTGATTAAGCTTGTTCCTTTTTTCCCCAGATTCTCAATGTATATGTACCAAAATATGAAAGCGGGGGACAGTTTTGGCCTGTTGTTCACAACACAACAATCTTCTCTTTAGTGTTGACACAAGTTATCGCACTCGGGGTGTTTGGTATAAAAAGATCACCAGTTGCTTCTGGTTTCACTATTCCTCTAATATTTTTAACTCTTCTGTTCAATGAGTACTGTAGGCAGAGGTTTTCTCCCGTTTTCAAGAGGAGTCCTGCACAGGTaagaataaaaaaatatcattttcTCCCTCTCAAACTCAGATGACCATTTTTTATTGTGATGGCTTGGTTGTAGTACAGGTTCTTATAGAGATGGATAAACAAGATGAGAATTGGGGTAGGGCAGAGGAGATATATAAGCTGTTACGTACAGCATATTGCCAGTTCCCATTACTGTCACTGGACTTGTCAACTTCTCAGGAGTTGTCAATGGCTGGAAACAGCGGGCAGAACAAAGATGAGGGTAGTTCCAAAGATCAAGAGTCACATAATCCAGGTATGGTGGTTCTAGTGCTAGCTGCTGATTCTTTCCATCTACAATCAATTAGTAACTGCTTGAATCTGTACTTGTAGATTTGAACGAAATCAAATTGTTAAGTTAAAATGAATAGTGGGTCGTTCATCAGAAGGGGAAGGAATAGTATATGAACCGAATTGGTTCATAGAAACATCCGTTTAAGGCTCTGTTAATGGTGGCAGTGGGATATAGGGAATAGTACACAAGGTGACTGTTTTTGCTCCACAAAAACCATACAAATTTAGTTACTTTGCCATTTTAATTCTCACACTTAATGGGGGCAAAGCCCTTTGATATGCATACATACTCCAACATTGTATAGTTTAAAAGGAAAGTGTTTATATCCTGTTTGATGTGCATGCTTCAAAATCCACTGGTATACAATTCGAATTTTAAATTGTAAATATCTATTGGatttaacaataaaaaaaaaacatcaatacattaaaatcaaaatatttaactGAGTAGATAGAAGATTTAATAATgtgcaaatattttattttgtgtgATAAGGTTGAATTTAATAATgtgcaaatattttattttgtcatGATTTCATCTCTTCAAGATTTCACTCTATAAAAATGCAAGAGACAACAGAAAACAGTACGAAACTTGAAACTTAATAAAATACGACTCAAACAATACATAAACGAATAAATGGCGTTGGCAGAGCTGAAATGTGTTtgataaaatttatcataaatatgCTTAAAAACGTATGAGATGGCACTGCTAACCAATTTCTTACCCATTTACGTTACAGCATACTAAGAATATTTGAATCCGTAACAAGGTGAACAGATTTCATCTACTAATTCCTTTGCTCAATTAACTGCTAATGTGTGAGTGACATGAGTTTACAGAGATATAATCAAGCAACATCACCCCCGAATAAAGTCAACTTTCTGCTGATTTAAGGTGTTGATCCATCTTCCATGGATCCATTTTCTGCCAGCAAACTTCTCCATTGCCACAGAACTTGCATCAACCCACCATTCGCAACATGCAAAAGGAACACCCTTGTTCCTATTCCAAACCATGTGCACACCAACTTGATAACAACAAACAACCCACCCATCCATAACACCTGCCATTTCATTTCCAATTCCTTCCCCTGTTCAAACATAAAAAAGCCTCAAAATTTACAACACACCCACAAGCACAAACTAGTTAAAGAACAGAGTATATATTACCTCGGAGCTTCGAATTGCTTCTTGGGATGTCTGTTTTAGGAAATCAGACATCAACACTCCCACAATTAGACCAAAGGGTATCATCAATTCTTGGTTTCTAGATATAGCATATATGAAATCCGACAGACAGCTGGATACAAAAACTGTAACAATAGACAACTTCAATGCCTTGTTTCCCGCAACAAGTAGTTTGTCCAGCAGCAAATTCTCAGCTTCTTTCCAAGGAAATGCTTTTACAGAGTCGGGGCTGTTCTCCCGTAGTCTCTCCTTGATGGTATTGAGTTGTTCCTTCATCTTATTTGGTTCCCAAAACTGCGCCATTGTTACTTTCAAGTGACATTTTGGAGAGAGTCGATGAAAATTATGGAGCTGAGAACAGCAAGGCTGGTGTTCATATTGCTTAACCTGTATGAAGATTCCAATGATTAAGAAGCTTCGATCAAAGAAACAAGAATAGCCATTGAGTTAATTCCGAGTTTTATTTACGTATCTGAAGTTAACTTCAATTACAGAAAAGCAGAGACAATAAGTTGGAAGGAAGGAGTACCTTGATATTTAGAGATGAAGGCAATAGGGAGGAGGTCAAAAGCGCCATCGTTAAAGGAACCACCAGACAGAGGTTTGTTTTGTGTACAGCCTAGGGTTTAGCTTAGCTTAGAAGAGACGACGATTGATTGAAGGGATGGGTTTTTGATCCTCATGGGCTGAATCCCTCTGAACCCAGAAATCTCTGGATCTAattgtaaaaaatattaaaaatggaGATGCGGGGTATCGATCCCCGTACCTCTCGCATGCTAAGCGAGCGCTCTACCACCTGAGCTACATCCCCTCCCATGCAAAGAAACTCAGTATAGTTTCTAAAATTTGTTTTGGTATCTTTGGAAATTGCTTTCATCGAATTTCATGTGCACCATATCATGCTTTTAGTTTGAAGATATTAAGGCAAATATTAACCATCGTAAATGTATTCATGAAATAAGAGTCGGATTGtattttaactcttttatttaaaaataagtaaattattttttatattaattcaaaaagtaaattgatcatttttgctaaaaattctatctatttgTACTATTAAATAACTATAATAAGACAAGAATATATGACATATGATGTATACACCATAATAACATACATAGACTAATTTTTAACTATAAAAATAGATGAAGTTTTTAATAGAATGATCGATTTACTTTTCAttaatttactttatttttaataaaaagttcAAAATATAATCAAAATAGTAGGAGCTTCCATGGTATACTTTTAAGAGATAGAGTGAAGTCTCTGACATGATAATCTGCAATATGTAAATAAGGACATATAAGCTTCAGGTTCATATTTTATGTGCATAAAAAACCAGCTTGACCTATGATATAATAATACCTAACACCAAAAGGTTTTATAAATACAACGTCTGTTATTCAAAGAGCTAAACATAATATCATAAAACAGTACTTTTGAGCTACAAAAAGTAGCCCATCACACAAGTTTTCAAACCAGAATTATAATAACTTATCATTCACAAAACTGACCATCACAAACCCACTGCCTTCCTCAGCATCGCTTCTTATAACAAGCCGTTGGTGTAAGAGGCCCAATTGCTCCGGCCTTGGACATTTTTGCGTTCCGAATACAGCAATAAGGAATTCAGTGTCTTCATATATAGTTCCAAGTTTTCTTTAATCAGCAAGAAATCCACTGTATCCTCCTTGTACTCAAAACATAAGCCCAATTTGTAAAAGTTTGCTCAACCTGTCTATAACATCGGCTTGTCCTGGAGATGACATTCTTTCCGCAATTTCCTTAGTAAAAGCAGAAATGAACTTGATGTTGGTTTTTCGATCCTCGAAGCCTGATCTATCCAGAATAAGTTTTTGAGAATTTTGATCCCAGAGAACCATCTTTTTCTTTACTACTTCCAGTGTTCGACTTCTTCGACAAAGAAGAAGTTGGTAATTGACTTGAATCGATTTATTTGTCTCAAATACGGAGAGGTCTAGTAGAGACTTAGCAGCATTTTGTCTTTCTTTGGCTTTCATGTTCATTATTGGACCAGCATGAAAAGCCAATATAATTTTAATCAGACCCTTCTCAAACAATCCATTTTTAGCATCAACAAGCATCTTTGATAgatgtgttaaatatgactcttatttttagtcaaatttgaaaaataatctttcagttaaactctgtttacttgttttaaTCAAACaatgattagtttagattattttattattatttgagctatgaatttagcttataaataagctcttttacaactttagaaatagacacccattagatattagaactcataacacaattagagaattttgtgtttacgttttgagggttctttattttctggttttcggggtttagtctttatctccatcttttgtactcttcgttcttttgctattatagtaaaattatctttgcccgtggttttttatcctctttggaggggttttttcacgttaaatttgtgtgtttaatttctcaatttattccgctatttttttcTAGTtcattgcttaatcgggtcgatcctaacaagtggtatcagagctaattaAATTTTCATTGATTGGCTCATTTAGAGAAGGCAACAACAAGGTTTAAAATTGAGAAGTtcaatggtgagacaaattttaaTTTATGGCAAGTTTGGAtaatggcaattctagttcaatctagtttgaaaaaggttgttaccgggaaaaagcctgagaatctaaataaaaaagaatgggaagagcttgacgaaaaggctttatctgcaatccagttgtgcctcgcaAATATGGTATTGCATGAGGTATTGATGGAGAGGATctcatctgccttgtggaaaaggcTAGAAACTCTTCacgcgactaagtctctggctaaccgtttagtgttgaaacaacgtctatttacgtttcacaTGAACGAATGTGAgattcttagagatcacatcagtcaattcattactcttttaaatgatttaaagaatgttgaggttcatagtGATGATGAAGATCAAGCTATTCTATTATTATGCTCTTTAcctccttcatacaagtctttcagggagaccctgatttatggcagataCAAACTCTAGTTCGAAGATGTGAAAGGTTATTTGTTGAGTAGAAACAAACTcaacaatgagcttcatttggatagcaagacagataggcaagcttccattttggtagcgtcaaagaaacgagacaaaagaCACTACatgaaaatagggctttagcggcgttttgacaaaaacgccgctaaaaactgagcaatagccgcgttttttgttaaaacgccactaaaaacagaacattagcggcgcttttggtgaaACACCGCTaaagaccagagcattagcggcgcttttggtgaaACACCGCTAAAGATACCAACTAGGTTCTCATTTTAGTCtcactattttaaggtttatggattatgggtttagggattatggtttaaaggtagtttaagggttggggtttaaggtttaggtgttaggggttaggggttcaGGGTTCACGGTTTAGGGTTCAGGGTTTATGTtttagggtttaatgtttaggGATTAGGAGTTTAAGGTTTAGATTAGTTAATgttttttaattatatgataaatattttcttatataattataaaagagatagtattaattttaaaatattgaattaattatcattatataaatattttcttatatgataaatgtttctttttctaacaatggtttagtgtgcaattgtatacatgaactttaatttgatccagttcttgtaaattattaacacaattattgatataacatcattttatatttatatattgcatacataaatatttatatttatccaatagaaaaatatattgatgtatttatttttaaaatttgtatgattaaatcaaaattaaagttttaactatacatttaaaccacaattagaatttcacgtctacaattacacattaaaccgaaattcatatataattctaAGATGTATCTCTATTAAAATTtaggtgtatacatataattaaatgccatttatataaaaatctaaacaactaaTGCGGACCATACTTAAAAGAATAATATTTGTATTCTTGtgtcattttgtattttttaattcatcgatttcattttatttcattaaagtttccttttgtattttatatgataatttaaaattataaaatcttcataaaaatttaaaaataaaaacttaaaatttaatattttagttcatatttcagttaaaagttcaatattcaaaattttaaaaaaaattctaaaaatgatAATGTCAAGAcaaaaatttataagaaaaaatagaaaaatatgttaaaaatgaaaaaatcaaaATTGAGCAATAATGGCGTTTTTGAgcaaaacgccacaaaaaaaatgaactatagtggcgtttttttatttaaaacgccacaaaaaactataattttttatCCCGTTTTCAAAATCCCACTC from Gossypium arboreum isolate Shixiya-1 chromosome 1, ASM2569848v2, whole genome shotgun sequence harbors:
- the LOC108483142 gene encoding CSC1-like protein RXW8 isoform X3, whose product is MQHKQIHSESLEVFTIGNVKEGSQWFWTHCLALYVISCSACVLLHFEYKNITKMRLAHITGSPVNPSHFTVLVRSIPCSQNHSYSKSVEDFFSTYYPASYVSHQMVYRAGRVDKLMKDAEKMYRMLKTIESQTKKSYMPCCLCGKSTHSFEALNNDAESVEIKTSSDELQPSQREKKDVEKIYRKLKTIETQKKMSSTPGCLCGGIMHYFKMLKKEAESVECKTSSDRSQPSQTDKERPAAFVFFRTRYAAIVAAQVLQSSNPMLWVTQLAPEPNDVYWSNLSIPYKQIWLRKIATLLGAIVFMFVFLAPVTFVQGLTQLDQLRQTFPFLKGILKQKFMNQLVTGYLPSVILMLFMYAVPPTMMLFSTIEGNVSHSERKKSAGIKVLYFTIWNVFFVNVLSGSIIRQLSVFSSFRDIPTQLAKAVPTQATFFTTYVLTSGWASLSFEVIQLFPLLCNGFRRFILRRQEEPCSNHALTFPHHTEIPRLLLFGLLGFTCSIMAPLILPFLLVYFFLAFLVYRNQILNVYVPKYESGGQFWPVVHNTTIFSLVLTQVIALGVFGIKRSPVASGFTIPLIFLTLLFNEYCRQRFSPVFKRSPAQVLIEMDKQDENWGRAEEIYKLLRTAYCQFPLLSLDLSTSQELSMAGNSGQNKDEGSSKDQESHNPDLNEIKLLS
- the LOC108483143 gene encoding uncharacterized protein LOC108483143, encoding MALLTSSLLPSSLNIKVKQYEHQPCCSQLHNFHRLSPKCHLKVTMAQFWEPNKMKEQLNTIKERLRENSPDSVKAFPWKEAENLLLDKLLVAGNKALKLSIVTVFVSSCLSDFIYAISRNQELMIPFGLIVGVLMSDFLKQTSQEAIRSSEGKELEMKWQVLWMGGLFVVIKLVCTWFGIGTRVFLLHVANGGLMQVLWQWRSLLAENGSMEDGSTP